Proteins from one Acidiphilium multivorum AIU301 genomic window:
- the rplK gene encoding 50S ribosomal protein L11 has protein sequence MAKKVVGYIKLQIPAGKANPSPPVGPALGQRGLNIMQFCKDFNAATQGMEVGMPVPVVITAYADRTFSFITKTPPNTYFLKKAAGIQKGSTATGKGAAVGKVTMSQLREIAQTKMVHMNANDVDGAVRMLVGSARSMGLSVVEG, from the coding sequence ATGGCGAAGAAAGTCGTCGGCTATATCAAGCTGCAGATTCCTGCGGGCAAGGCGAATCCGTCGCCGCCCGTCGGCCCCGCGCTCGGCCAGCGCGGCCTCAACATCATGCAGTTCTGCAAGGATTTCAACGCGGCCACGCAGGGGATGGAAGTGGGCATGCCGGTGCCGGTGGTGATCACCGCCTATGCCGACCGCACCTTCAGCTTCATCACCAAGACGCCGCCGAACACCTATTTCCTCAAGAAGGCCGCGGGCATCCAGAAGGGTTCGACCGCGACCGGCAAGGGCGCCGCCGTCGGCAAGGTGACGATGAGCCAGCTGCGCGAGATCGCCCAGACCAAGATGGTGCACATGAACGCGAACGACGTCGACGGCGCGGTGCGCATGCTGGTCGGTTCGGCCCGCTCGATGGGCCTTTCGGTGGTGGAGGGCTGA
- the rplJ gene encoding 50S ribosomal protein L10: MDRAQKREFVDQLAAVFAETSMVVVSRNDGLTVADVTALRVKMREAGAQYKVAKNRLAHLALEGTRFDGLKPMLKGPTALAWSQDPVAVAKVAVEFAKTNEKFVLVGGALGTQMLDASGVKALAELPSLDQLRAKLLGLIQAPATKVAGVLQAPAGQLARVFAAYARADEADAA, translated from the coding sequence GTGGATCGCGCACAGAAGCGTGAATTCGTGGACCAACTCGCCGCGGTGTTCGCCGAGACGTCGATGGTCGTGGTCAGCCGTAATGACGGTCTGACCGTGGCCGATGTCACGGCGCTGCGCGTGAAGATGCGGGAAGCGGGCGCGCAGTACAAGGTGGCGAAGAACCGTCTGGCTCACCTCGCTCTGGAAGGGACCCGATTCGACGGACTGAAGCCGATGCTGAAGGGGCCGACCGCGCTTGCGTGGTCGCAGGACCCGGTGGCGGTGGCGAAGGTGGCCGTCGAGTTCGCCAAGACCAACGAGAAGTTCGTGCTGGTCGGCGGCGCGCTGGGGACGCAGATGCTCGATGCATCCGGCGTCAAGGCGCTCGCCGAACTGCCGTCGCTCGATCAGCTCCGCGCCAAGCTCCTGGGTCTCATCCAGGCGCCGGCGACGAAGGTGGCGGGTGTGCTGCAGGCGCCGGCCGGCCAGCTCGCGCGGGTCTTTGCGGCCTATGCCAGGGCGGATGAGGCCGACGCGGCCTGA
- a CDS encoding OmpW/AlkL family protein, protein MTAAGVAALLLASALPAAAQVTGPTGFHAGDILVRLRADGVLPRNSSSDVSVIGGHVKASDTAIPEIDLSYFFTPHIAVEAIAGTSRHNVEVTGSALGTVKVGSVWVLPPTVTLQYHFGGMGDFVPYVGAGLSVLFYYGQSTASDLKSLGLDSVTYRTGIGPAIEAGFDWHVQGRWYANFVVKQIFAGTRASVGHGTIVAHAAINPTIVGAGIGYRF, encoded by the coding sequence ATGACGGCTGCCGGCGTCGCTGCGTTGCTCCTCGCCTCGGCGCTGCCGGCCGCCGCACAGGTGACTGGCCCGACCGGCTTTCACGCCGGCGACATCCTCGTCCGCCTGCGGGCGGATGGCGTCCTGCCGCGCAATTCATCGAGCGACGTATCGGTCATCGGCGGTCATGTGAAGGCGTCGGACACCGCGATTCCCGAGATCGACCTCTCCTATTTCTTCACGCCCCACATCGCGGTGGAGGCGATCGCCGGCACCTCGCGCCACAATGTCGAGGTCACCGGCTCGGCGCTCGGCACGGTGAAGGTGGGCAGCGTCTGGGTGCTGCCGCCCACCGTCACCCTGCAATACCATTTCGGCGGCATGGGGGATTTCGTCCCCTATGTCGGTGCCGGCCTGTCGGTCCTGTTCTATTACGGCCAGAGCACCGCCTCCGACCTCAAGTCCCTCGGGCTCGACTCGGTAACCTACCGCACGGGCATCGGCCCGGCGATCGAGGCCGGGTTCGACTGGCACGTGCAGGGACGCTGGTATGCGAACTTCGTGGTCAAGCAGATCTTCGCCGGCACGCGGGCGAGCGTCGGCCATGGCACGATCGTCGCGCATGCCGCGATCAACCCGACGATCGTCGGCGCCGGCATCGGCTACCGGTTCTGA
- a CDS encoding TIGR01459 family HAD-type hydrolase, with amino-acid sequence MTADTMSVETLAHDHDGFIVDLWGVVHDGVRPYPGVPACLRHLREAGKRVVFLSNAPRRTAPVAAALAAMDIGPELYDGIMTSGEAVRAALVSRTEPDFAALGDRLFHLGPPRDRNLFDDLGLAEADRPGAADFLLNTGPDDLAPPDDPAAFDPLLREALGAGLPMVCANPDLEVIRDGRRIICAGTLAQRYAAWGGRVIWRGKPDPAVYRPTLDLLGTEPGRTIAFGDSLRTDIAGAKAAGIASVLVLSGIHVATPAEARADCAAAGLDPRAIIGGFRW; translated from the coding sequence ATGACCGCCGATACGATGAGCGTCGAAACCCTCGCCCATGATCACGACGGCTTCATCGTCGATCTCTGGGGCGTGGTGCATGACGGCGTGCGCCCCTATCCCGGCGTTCCCGCCTGCCTGCGCCACCTGCGCGAGGCCGGCAAGCGCGTCGTCTTCCTCTCCAACGCGCCCCGCCGCACCGCGCCGGTCGCCGCCGCCCTGGCCGCGATGGACATCGGCCCCGAGCTATACGACGGCATCATGACCAGCGGCGAAGCCGTCCGCGCTGCGCTGGTCTCACGCACCGAGCCCGATTTCGCGGCCCTGGGCGACCGTCTGTTCCATCTCGGCCCGCCGCGCGACCGCAACCTGTTCGATGATCTCGGCCTCGCCGAGGCCGACCGCCCCGGCGCCGCCGATTTCCTGCTCAACACCGGCCCGGACGATCTCGCGCCGCCCGACGATCCCGCCGCCTTCGATCCGTTGCTGCGTGAGGCCCTCGGGGCCGGGTTGCCGATGGTCTGCGCCAACCCGGACCTGGAGGTGATTCGCGACGGGCGCCGCATCATCTGTGCCGGCACGCTCGCCCAGCGCTACGCCGCCTGGGGCGGGCGGGTGATCTGGCGGGGCAAGCCCGATCCCGCCGTCTATCGCCCGACCCTCGACCTGCTCGGCACCGAACCTGGCCGGACCATCGCGTTCGGAGATTCGCTGCGCACCGACATCGCCGGCGCGAAGGCGGCCGGCATCGCCTCGGTGCTCGTGCTGTCCGGCATCCACGTCGCCACGCCGGCCGAGGCGCGGGCGGATTGCGCGGCCGCCGGGCTCGATCCGCGCGCCATCATCGGCGGGTTCCGCTGGTAA
- the rplA gene encoding 50S ribosomal protein L1, translating to MAKNKRLAKAQSAVDRAKLYPVVEAMALVKSNATAKFDETVELSLNLGIDPRHADQMVRGLISLPNGTGKTLRVGVFARGPKAEEAKAAGADVVGAEDLAELVQNGTIEFDRCIATPDMMALVGRLGKILGPRGLMPNPKLGTVTMDVKGAITAAKSGQVEFRAEKAGIIHAGIGKASFEAEKLIENAKALVDAIQKAKPTGAKGTYLQKAALSSTMGPGVRVDVSSLTA from the coding sequence ATGGCAAAGAACAAGCGGCTCGCGAAGGCCCAGTCCGCCGTCGATCGCGCGAAGCTCTACCCGGTGGTGGAGGCGATGGCGCTGGTGAAATCCAATGCCACCGCGAAGTTCGACGAAACCGTCGAGCTCTCGCTCAATCTCGGCATCGATCCGCGTCACGCCGACCAGATGGTCCGTGGCCTGATCTCCCTGCCGAACGGCACCGGCAAGACGCTGCGCGTCGGCGTGTTCGCCCGCGGCCCGAAGGCCGAAGAGGCGAAGGCCGCCGGTGCCGACGTGGTGGGCGCGGAAGACCTCGCCGAACTGGTGCAGAACGGCACGATCGAATTCGACCGCTGCATCGCGACGCCGGACATGATGGCCCTGGTCGGCCGGCTCGGCAAGATCCTCGGCCCGCGCGGCCTGATGCCGAACCCCAAGCTCGGCACCGTGACGATGGACGTGAAGGGCGCGATCACCGCGGCCAAGTCCGGCCAGGTCGAGTTCCGCGCCGAGAAGGCGGGCATCATCCATGCCGGTATCGGCAAGGCGAGCTTCGAGGCCGAAAAGCTGATCGAGAACGCCAAGGCTCTGGTCGATGCGATCCAGAAGGCCAAGCCGACGGGTGCGAAGGGCACCTATCTGCAGAAGGCCGCCCTGTCGTCGACGATGGGGCCCGGCGTGCGGGTGGATGTCAGCAGCCTGACAGCCTGA
- the gltX gene encoding glutamate--tRNA ligase, with protein MTIRVRFAPSPTGMLHIGGARTALFNYLFARHHGGQFLLRVEDTDRERSTPEATKVILDALDWLDLKPDEPPVYQSTRYARHREVAEQMLAAGQAYRCYCSREELAEMRAEAERSKKPFRYDGRWRDRDPAEAPAGVDPVIRLRAPREGETVIHDLVQGEVRVKNAELDDMILLRSDGTPTYLHAVVVDDHDMGITHVIRGDDHLTNTFRQAQIYDAMGWARPNFAHIPLIHGADGAKLSKRHGAVSVLQFRDEGYLPEALCNYLLRLGWGHGDAEILPREEQVALFDLDGVGRAASRMDYAKLLHVNAVFLRAAEDERLAADVVARLERDHGFPVSTEAAGRIAMLMPGLKDRARTLAELAESALFVVREAPLPMTEKAEALLTEAARDDLAALLLDFDKTDFSKAALHEAMKAYAEREEKKLGAIAQPLRAALTGSTVSPPIDAVMEALGPIEVRKRIFAVLGE; from the coding sequence ATGACAATCCGCGTCCGTTTCGCGCCGTCGCCCACCGGCATGCTCCATATCGGCGGCGCCCGCACCGCCCTGTTCAACTATCTCTTCGCCCGCCATCACGGCGGCCAGTTCCTGCTCCGCGTCGAGGATACCGATCGCGAGCGCAGCACGCCCGAGGCAACGAAGGTCATCCTCGACGCGCTCGACTGGCTCGACCTGAAGCCCGACGAACCGCCGGTCTACCAGTCGACCCGCTATGCCCGCCATCGCGAGGTGGCCGAGCAGATGCTCGCCGCCGGCCAGGCCTATCGCTGCTACTGCTCCCGCGAGGAGCTTGCCGAGATGCGCGCCGAGGCCGAGCGGAGCAAAAAACCGTTCCGCTATGACGGGCGCTGGCGCGACCGCGATCCGGCCGAAGCGCCGGCCGGCGTCGATCCGGTCATCCGCCTGCGCGCCCCGCGCGAGGGCGAGACCGTGATCCACGATCTCGTCCAGGGCGAGGTGCGGGTGAAGAACGCCGAGCTGGACGACATGATCCTGCTGCGCTCCGACGGCACGCCGACCTATCTGCACGCCGTCGTGGTGGATGACCACGACATGGGCATCACCCATGTCATCCGCGGCGACGACCATCTGACCAACACGTTCCGCCAGGCCCAGATCTACGACGCGATGGGCTGGGCGCGGCCGAATTTCGCCCATATCCCCCTGATCCACGGCGCGGACGGTGCGAAACTCTCGAAGCGTCACGGCGCCGTCTCGGTCCTGCAGTTCCGCGACGAGGGCTATCTGCCCGAGGCGCTCTGCAACTACCTGCTCCGCCTCGGCTGGGGCCATGGCGATGCCGAGATCCTGCCCCGCGAGGAGCAGGTCGCGCTGTTCGACCTCGATGGCGTCGGCCGCGCCGCGAGCCGGATGGACTATGCCAAGCTGCTCCACGTCAACGCCGTCTTCCTCCGCGCCGCCGAGGACGAACGCCTTGCCGCCGATGTCGTCGCCCGGCTCGAACGCGATCACGGCTTTCCGGTGAGCACCGAGGCGGCGGGCCGCATCGCGATGCTGATGCCGGGGCTGAAGGACCGCGCCCGCACCCTGGCCGAACTGGCGGAATCCGCCCTGTTCGTCGTTCGTGAGGCGCCGTTGCCGATGACCGAGAAGGCCGAAGCCCTGCTCACCGAGGCGGCGCGCGACGACCTCGCCGCCCTGCTGCTCGATTTCGACAAGACCGATTTCTCGAAGGCGGCGCTGCACGAGGCGATGAAGGCCTATGCCGAGCGCGAGGAGAAAAAGCTCGGCGCCATTGCCCAGCCGCTCCGCGCGGCGCTGACCGGCAGCACCGTCAGCCCGCCGATCGACGCGGTGATGGAAGCGCTCGGCCCGATCGAGGTCCGCAAGCGGATCTTTGCCGTCCTCGGCGAATAG
- the rplL gene encoding 50S ribosomal protein L7/L12: MADLANLVEQLSSLTVLEAAELSKLLEEKWGVSAAAPVAVAAAAPAGGGAAAAPVEEKTEFNVILKSSGDKKINVIKEIRTITGLGLKEAKDLVEGAPKTVKEGVNKDEAEKIKKVLEEQGASVGIE; this comes from the coding sequence ATGGCTGATCTGGCAAATCTGGTTGAACAGCTTTCGAGCCTGACGGTTCTCGAAGCGGCGGAGCTTTCCAAGCTGCTCGAGGAGAAGTGGGGCGTTTCGGCTGCGGCTCCGGTCGCGGTCGCGGCGGCTGCACCCGCCGGCGGTGGCGCTGCCGCCGCGCCGGTCGAGGAGAAGACCGAATTCAACGTGATCCTCAAGTCCTCTGGCGACAAGAAGATCAACGTGATCAAGGAAATCCGCACGATCACCGGTCTCGGCCTGAAGGAGGCCAAGGATCTGGTCGAGGGCGCGCCGAAGACCGTGAAGGAAGGCGTGAACAAGGACGAGGCCGAGAAGATCAAGAAGGTTCTGGAAGAGCAGGGCGCATCTGTCGGCATCGAGTGA
- a CDS encoding aldo/keto reductase: protein MKTRKLGSLTVSALGLGCMGMSDFYGGRDEAEARATLERALERGITFFDSADMYGFGDNERLLSDFVKANRSRIVLATKFGNEFTEDRQRVGINGRPDYVRRACDASLKRLGIDTIDLYYQHRVDPNVPIEETVGAMADLVKAGKVRHLGLSEAAPATIRRAHKVHPITALQTEYSLWSREPEGEILATVRELGIGFVPYSPLGRGFLTGAIARPEDLAADDWRRHAPRFQGENFAKNLELVGKVKALAAEKKCTAGQLALAWVLAQGEDIVPIPGTKRRAYLDENIGALDVTLTPEDLAAIERIMPADAVAGTRYPEAGLKAVNR from the coding sequence ATGAAGACAAGGAAACTCGGATCACTCACGGTTTCCGCCCTGGGCCTCGGCTGCATGGGCATGTCGGATTTCTATGGCGGACGCGACGAGGCGGAAGCGCGCGCGACGTTGGAGCGCGCGCTGGAACGCGGCATCACCTTCTTCGATTCCGCCGACATGTACGGCTTTGGCGACAATGAGCGCCTGCTGTCGGATTTCGTGAAGGCGAACCGGAGCAGGATCGTGCTCGCGACCAAGTTCGGCAATGAATTCACCGAGGACCGGCAGCGGGTCGGCATCAACGGGCGGCCTGACTATGTGCGCCGCGCCTGCGACGCCTCGCTGAAGCGGCTCGGGATCGACACGATCGATCTCTACTATCAGCATCGCGTCGATCCGAACGTGCCGATCGAGGAGACGGTGGGCGCGATGGCGGACCTCGTGAAGGCCGGCAAGGTGCGGCATCTCGGCCTGTCCGAGGCGGCGCCGGCCACGATCCGCCGGGCGCACAAGGTCCATCCGATCACCGCGCTGCAGACCGAGTATTCGCTCTGGTCGCGCGAGCCGGAGGGCGAGATTCTCGCCACCGTGCGCGAACTCGGAATCGGCTTCGTGCCCTATTCGCCGCTCGGCCGCGGCTTCCTGACCGGGGCGATCGCAAGGCCCGAGGATCTCGCCGCCGATGACTGGCGGCGCCACGCCCCACGCTTCCAGGGCGAGAATTTCGCGAAGAATCTCGAACTGGTCGGGAAGGTGAAGGCGCTTGCGGCGGAGAAGAAGTGCACCGCCGGGCAACTCGCGCTGGCCTGGGTGCTGGCGCAGGGCGAGGACATCGTGCCGATTCCGGGCACCAAGCGGCGGGCCTATCTCGACGAGAATATCGGCGCGCTCGACGTGACGCTGACGCCGGAAGACCTCGCCGCGATCGAGCGGATCATGCCGGCGGATGCGGTGGCGGGAACGCGCTATCCGGAAGCGGGGCTGAAGGCGGTCAATCGCTGA